One Sanguibacter sp. HDW7 DNA window includes the following coding sequences:
- a CDS encoding Bax inhibitor-1/YccA family protein: protein MSNPVFTSSRAFRDPVQQRGNQAQGYDYGTAASAATLENMYAQPSASPVQTNRLTYDDVIVKTGGLLALVVIAAAVSWQLSPSMPGLYIGGAIVGFVLALVNIFKRTPSPALIMGYAAAQGVFLGGLSVFLDTIYPGVAMQALIATVVTFGVVLVGFKSGKLRTSPKLTKMFFIAMISYAAFSLVNLGMMLFGATDSAWGMRSDVSIAGLPLGVIIGAVAVLLASYSLVMDFEQIKHGVEVGVPRNLAWTFAFGLVVTLVWLYVEFLRIFAILSGRD from the coding sequence GTGAGCAACCCCGTCTTCACGTCGAGCCGGGCCTTCCGGGACCCCGTGCAGCAGCGCGGGAACCAGGCCCAGGGCTACGACTACGGCACCGCGGCCTCCGCCGCGACGCTCGAGAACATGTACGCGCAGCCGTCGGCGTCGCCCGTGCAGACGAACCGGCTCACGTACGACGACGTCATCGTCAAGACCGGTGGGCTCCTCGCCCTCGTCGTCATCGCGGCCGCCGTCTCGTGGCAGCTGTCGCCCTCGATGCCGGGCCTCTACATCGGTGGCGCGATCGTCGGCTTCGTCCTGGCACTCGTCAACATCTTCAAGCGCACCCCGAGCCCCGCGCTCATCATGGGCTACGCGGCCGCCCAGGGCGTGTTCCTCGGGGGCCTCTCGGTGTTCCTCGACACGATCTACCCGGGCGTCGCCATGCAGGCGCTCATCGCGACCGTCGTGACGTTCGGCGTCGTGCTCGTCGGCTTCAAGAGCGGCAAGCTCCGCACGTCGCCCAAGCTCACGAAGATGTTCTTCATCGCGATGATCTCCTACGCGGCATTCTCGCTCGTCAACCTCGGCATGATGCTCTTCGGCGCGACGGACAGCGCGTGGGGCATGCGCTCCGACGTCTCGATCGCCGGCCTCCCGCTCGGTGTCATCATCGGTGCTGTCGCGGTGCTCCTCGCTTCCTACTCGCTCGTCATGGACTTCGAGCAGATCAAGCACGGTGTCGAGGTCGGCGTCCCGCGCAACCTCGCCTGGACCTTCGCGTTCGGCCTCGTCGTCACGCTCGTCTGGCTCTACGTCGAGTTCCTGCGCATCTTCGCGATCCTCTCCGGTCGCGACTGA
- a CDS encoding HPr family phosphocarrier protein yields MERTVTVAILEGLHARPAAMFVQEAGKQPVPVTISRGEDEPVDAASILGVMTLGAAAGEVVTLRTEGDGPDDVAAIDALEAFLSQETI; encoded by the coding sequence ATGGAACGTACCGTCACCGTCGCGATTCTCGAGGGCCTGCACGCCCGCCCCGCCGCGATGTTCGTCCAGGAGGCCGGCAAGCAGCCCGTGCCCGTGACGATCTCGCGCGGCGAGGACGAGCCCGTCGACGCCGCCTCGATCCTCGGCGTCATGACGCTCGGCGCCGCTGCCGGCGAGGTCGTCACGCTCCGCACCGAGGGCGACGGGCCCGACGACGTCGCCGCGATCGACGCGCTCGAGGCCTTCCTCAGCCAGGAGACCATCTGA